ATCAGATCAGGTTATTACGTTTAGCAAAGTCAGCGAGGTAGACCACAGACTTGACATTGAGCTTTTCGATCAAGCGCGTTTTATAAGTGCTGACGGTCTTGTTACTTAGCAGCATGGCGTCACCGATTTCCTTGTTGCTCAACCCTTGGGACAACTGTTGCAAAATCGTCAGTTCACGATCAGAGAGGCTCTGGATCAATTCCAAGTCGGTGGTTTCGACATCACTGCGGCGCACCGAACTGTTGGCCAAGTTGGGGAAGAAAGTATATCCGTCCATAACCGCCTTGATCGCTTTAATCAGTTCATTCAGGTCATTGGTCTTGGAGATATAGCCGGCGGCACCGGCTTTCATGCAACGCATTGAGTAGAACAGCGGCGATTGGGAGGTCAGAACCAGGATCTTACACTTGAGGCCCAGTGCGCAGATGCGCGCAATGACTTCCAGCCCGTCCAACTTGGGCATGGCGATATCCAGAACGATCAGGTCGGGTTCGTGCTCGCGCGCCATCTGCACCGCGTCTGCCCCGTTGTCGGCTTCGGCAACGACGTCGAAATGCTCCTGTTTCAAGAGCATTTTGACCGAAGATCGAATAAAAGGGTGATCGTCCACAACTAACGCTTTAAACATAACTACCTCTGCGAGACACACCGGAATGCGCCGATGGTGCATACGCCCGTCGCGTAAATAAAACAGTGGAAAAAGTGATCGTTCGATACGAAGCTCAAAATACACGAGCTCGATTCAAGTGTAGAGAATATCCGGAATATCTCAGGCGTTATCCAGCCCCGCGCGCTGACCGGCAAGGTGTGTTTCAAGCCACACCAGCAACCGATGGCCCGCCATTGGCCGGGCCAGGTAAAATCCCTGCCCGATTTCACATCCCAGGGCCAATACACCCTCATGGGCGCGCTGAGTGCCAATGCCTTCGATCACCAAGCTCATGTCCAGCGAGCGAGCCAATGCCAACGTACTGGCGACCATGGCCCGACTGAGCGGTTCGCCAATATGGCGAACGAACTCGCCGTCGAGTTTAAGTTGATTGAAGGGCAGTTGGCAGAGCAGTTTGAGCGATGAAAAGCCCATGCCAAAATCATCAATGGCTAAGCCGCAGCCGAGCATCCGTAGACGAAGCAGGTTTTCCTGGATTCGCGGTGAGATATCCAGTAAGCCGTTCTCCGCCAGTTCGAACAACAACGTGGAGCCGGGAAGGCCATGGCGCAGCAACGCCTGCTGGATATGCCCCATCAACTCGTTGTTGAGCAATTGCGAGGCATGCAGGTTAAACGCCAGTTCAAGCTGAGTCTGCTGACGGCGCAAAACCCCCAGAAGGCTCATGCCTTGCTCAAGAAGTTGTATGAACATCTGGTCGATCAAATCGTAGGCCATAACGGCAGCCAGAAACTCCGCCGGCAATAGCACGCCCCTGGTTGGATGCTCCCAGCGTGCCAACACCTCCACACCCGCGAGGCGCCCGGTGCCTAGCATGAATTTAGGCTGAAACCAGGCACGAAACTCACCCAATGCCAAGCCTTGGTGAATCTCCTGCTCAGAGGGTAATGCTTTGGAGAGCGACGGACTTACCGATGGCATATGCCGTCGGCAATAACCGCGCAATAACTGCCGCAGGGCGCGCAACTGCAATGGCTGAGTCAACACACCCAACACTTGCAGACCGGAAAGACAATGCATATGGACCACCGCCCGGCGTAACGCGGGATGTAACTCACTGCAAAAGACAACCGCACGCGCTAAGCCTGCCTGTCTGGCGCGCTGCAGGAACTCCAGGCAGTCAAGGCTCCTGTCTGCTACGTCACAGAGCACGATGTCGACCCCGCCGCCCGCCTGCAATTGCGCCATGGCGTGTTCGCCGTCACAAGCCTGAAGCACAGCTGGCAAGCCCAGCCGATCAAGCATCTTGATCAGAACGCTGCGTTTGAATCGTTGGCTTTCCAAAACGAGGATGCGGGGCGGAGCCATGCCTATCAACTGCCATGCAGGAGCGAAGGCGGTGATAATGACTAGCAATAGTCCGAACTTGAAAAGGAAGTGTCCTGTCGATTTGTAGGAAGTTTCCTAGAGGGGCCCCGAGGAAGCTTCCTGCCGTTGGCATACTGGGCCACATTCACTGCGTTGCTGTCGAGCCGGGCCGAGTTGCTGACTTGGGGCTTGCTGGGCAGTAAAACCTCCTGAGTCCATACGACCGTTCGTCGCACTAGCGAGTTTTTTCTAAACCTTTGCCGCCCTGAAAATTCAGATTCAGGACGGGGCTCGTTCCCCGGCATGTATTTATTACCTGGAGGAACCCATCATGAGCCGCATGGCTATCCGGTTACGCACCGCCACTTTCGCGATGCTGCTGGGCCTCGGCGCCAGCAATGCTTTCGCCCAAGGGCCTGCCGAATTCATCGAGCAAGCCTCGGCCAAGGGCATGGCCGATATCGAAACCAGCCGCATGGCCCACGCCAAGACCTCGTCCCAGGAAATCAAGGACTACACCATCGAGGTCATCAACGAACGGACCCTGGCCAATCAGCATTTGGCGGCCATTGCGAAAAAACTCGACTTGCCGGTGGCGCCTCGCGACAAGATCGTCGACAAGGCCGAAAGCCTGATGCCTGAGTTGACCGATGGCGACTCTTTTGACGCCGCCTACACGGCCCAGCAGGTCAAGGCCAACGAAGATGCAATCGCGCTGTTCAAGCAGCAAGGCGCGGCGTCGGATGTGCCAGAAATCAAGGCGCTGGTAGATGAAACCCTGCCCAAACTGGAAACCCGTCTGGAAAAAGCCCGTGCGCTGGCTTCGTCCTACGGCAAGAGCCGTCGCGGCGACGGTTGATGGTGGGTGCTTTCTTGAGAGCGGCGGTTGGATTGATTCCAACCGCCGTTTTTTTACGGTGTGTGAGCGTTCAGCGGGTCAACCGTGCGGGTCGAACCCATGCCCGGGCCGATGGCAGCAAATCATCGGTGCAAATGAAGGACTCCAAGGCCGACCAGCCATAGCGTCATCAAAACAGCGACCGGGTCGGCTCGCCATCCTCCAGCGTGAGCAGGTACTGCTTGGCCTCCAGGCCACCGGCAAACCCGGTGAGCCGGCCTGACGCACCAATCACCCGATGGCAGGGCGCGACGATTGAAATCGGATTGCGCCCATTGGCTGCCCCCACCGCACGCACTGCTTTCGGGCTGCCAATCTGCATGGCTATCTGGCTGTAGCTGCGGGTTTCACCGAAGGGAATGGTCAACAGTGCGGCCCAGACTTTTTTCTGGAACTCGGTGCCTTCGAAATCCAGCTCCAGATCGAAGCGGTTGCGGGTGCCGGCAAAATACTCATTCAACTGGCGCTCGGCCTGCAGCAGCGCTGGATTGTCGCTGACCTCCACCAACTCGCCCAGGCGCACGCGGTTAGCGCGCTCGGTTTCCCACAAGATGGCGGCGAGCTTGCCGTTGCGCGCGACCAGGGTCAATTGGCCGACGGGGGAGGGCATGAGTTTGTATTCACACGGCACGAGCGGGCTCCTTGTTGGACGGACCATTTAGCAGGCGGGCTTGTACTTTAGCGCTCATCGCTCCTGCGGGAACTACGTTTCTTGCGGTCAAATTCGCTAGTGTCACCGCTCTTGCTGCAGCACTTTCAGCGCTGCCGAAGCCAGGAACCCGGAGCGGCTTTTTTCTTCCGGGTGATGCAGCACGTATTCATCAATTCGGTTGAGCAGATAGCCCGGCAAGGTGATGTTGAGTTTTTGCGCCTTGCCCAGGTACTTGGTCACATCGATGTCCACTACCGCCCAGATGCAGCCGGCGTACAGAGGGTTGGCCGCGTGATGGGTGACTTTTTGCGCGCTGGGAATGGGCGCGCCATCCTCCGCCAGAAGCTCGAAGTGACCTTCTATGGCCTCCCGCGCCATGGCCATGGCGTCATCCAGGTCATCGCCGGCAGAGAAACACCCAGGGATGTCGGGGATTTCCACACCCCAGGCGTGGTCGTCGTCACCCGTTGAAATTGCAATCGGATACAGCATGTTCGTGATTCTCCCTGGAGCGCTCAACCGAGCAGAGCTTGCTTCAAAATGCTCTTGGCGGTCTTGTCCAACAGCTCTTTCCTGGGATGGGGAATAGTCACCAGCCCAGGCTTGGTTGGATGTTTGAAATGATGATGGCTGCCCCTGACGCGTGCCAGGTACCAGCCGTCTGCGACGATATGGCCTATCAAGTATCGGCTATCCACATCACCTCCTTGTGGTGTGTTGGTAGTGACTATAACCACTGAAAAGAAATTATCAACACTCTACCTACCAAACGGCAGCGGTAGGTCGTTCAAGAAGTGTAAGAGTGAATGCCGGGGCTGCCGGATGGAGGTATTGCACGGTTTTACGGGTAGGGGCGGCTAAGCAGCCGGGGATTGATGGGTAAAATTCGGGCGTAAAAAAACCGGCGTCATGAGCCGGTTTTTTTCATTCCCCGCCAAAAAGGATTGGCTGTGGGAACACAACTATGTGGAGCGGGTAGAGGGAATCGAACCCTCAACTAAAGCTTGGGAAGCTTTCGTTTTGCCACTAAACTATACCCGCTCAAAGCGGCTGACTTTGTACCAGATGTGCGCGGCGATTTGAAGTTTTTCTTTGAAAAATGTGCAAGTTGCGAGCGTCCGTCCAAGCTTTCAGCCAACCCTGGGCAGTGACACAGCGTCATACCCGCCCAGGGTCCGGCCTTTAAATTGCCAGTGCATGCACAGCCTGCCCCTGGTGATACCGCAGTCGATTCACCGACTGTTCCGGTTTCAAAAAGCTCATCAATGCCTGTCGGCTGTCGTTGCACGCGGCCTTGTGCTCCATATCCAGGAAATGTCCGGTGGCCTGGATGGTGCCAAAGCTGCTTTTGGCCACATGTTGGCCAAACAGCCGGGCATCCTCGGCGCTGGTGTATTCGTCCCATTCACCATTCAAGAACAACACCGGAATGTCGATCTGCCGCGCCGCCTTGAGGTAGCACTGGCGGTCGCTGTTGAGGACCTGGCTGATGTGGAAGTGCATCTGCCCATACTCGTGCTCGGCCAGGGTGCTGACGTGGCGATAGTTGAAGCGCTTGAACAGCGGCGGCAGGTGTTTGCCGATGGTGCTGTTGACCAGATGCCCGACGCTGTGGCGGTCAAGGCTGCCGAGGTAGTCGACGCCGCGCTCCAGGTAGTCGCGCATCGGCGCGTTGATCACCGGGGAGAACGAGCTGATGACGGCCTTTTCCACTCGCCGAGGCCGCTGGGCAAGGGCGACGAGGGTGGCAACGCCGCCCCAGGAAAAGGACAGCACATGTTCGGCGGCGAAGTGCTCGATGAGTTCCAGAAGGATCTGGCCTTCACTTTCCTTCGTCACCATATGCTCATGACGGTTGTGGGCTTTGGAGCGACCGGCGTAGGGCTGATCGTATAAAACCACATTGAACTGTGGGTACAGGCTTTTCACGGTCTGGGCAAAAGACGCGGTGGTGGCCATGGAGCCGTTGACCAGGATGATGGTCTTTTGAGCAGCGTCCGCGCGATAGAACTCCGTGTAAACCCGATACTGACCCTGTATATCCAGCACAGCGATTTCTGGCCTCATGTCGTAAGACTCCTGGCAAGCGGGTGGTGCGCGCAGATCACTCTGCACGAGCTTTGTGACAGGTAGGCATACGCCTGGAAGGGAGGCCCATGTCGGTCCGATGAAACTGGCCGACGGGTGTTGTTATGGCGGGCAGCTTGCCTGCAACACCCGCAATCCTAGGAGTGCGGGCAGGCAATGTGTTTCTTGGAAGAGGCTGTGACTTGCCAGTCAGATTGCGGCTGGCGTTTTGATTCAAGCAGGAGGCGGGCCAGGTCGCCAGTTTCGCCCTGGGATTTTGGCGATCACCGGCCCAACGGTCATATCTGGCAGATTTCAGCCTCGGTCAGCGGCCGATACTGGCCGGGGGCGAGCTGTTCATCCAGCACCAGCGGCCCCATGCGCTCGCGGTGCAGGCGCGTGACCTTGTTGTTGAAGTGCCCGAACATGCGCTTGACCTGGTGATAACGCCCTTCAATGATGCTCAGGCGCGCACTTTTGGGGCTCAGCACCTGCAACTCGGCCGGTTGGGTGGTCAGGTTCTCGAAGGCGAAGTACAGGCCGGCGCTGAAGGTTGCGGCATAGTCCGGACCAATCTCCTGTTCGGTCTCGACGTAGTAGACCTTGGGCAGCTTGGTCTGAGGCTGGGTCAGGCGTCGCGACCACTGGCCATCATTGGTCAGCAGCAGCAGGCCAGTGGTGTTGAAGTCCAGGCGGCCGGCGATATGCAGGTCGCCCTTGTCGGGTTCATCCAGCAGGTCGAGGACGGTGGCGTGTTGCGGGTCGACGGTGGCACTCACGCAGCCAGGCGGCTTGTGCAGCATGAAGTACCGTGCGGGTTTGCCGGCTTGCAGGAGTTGCCCATCACACTCCACACGGCTGAACTCGCGAACGTCATGCCGCGGATCGTTGACCGGCTGTCCATCGACCTGGATCCGCCGCTCAGCCAGCAGCAGGCGCACCTGCTGGCGATTGAAGCGCGGCAGGTTGCTGAGAAATCGGTCGATACGCATTACTGGGGCTCGGCCCCGCGCAATCGGGCATCGACCTGGGCACAGCGCGGGCACAGGCAAGCCTTGTTGCGAAGCGCCACGGGCAGGGCTTCGAGCACCTTGGAATCGATGGTGACGCTGTAGCACCAGCAGGCGCGGTCAGCGGTGCGCGGGTCGGCCAGGGCGCAGTCGTTGCGGGCGCCGCAGGCCGGGCAAAGTGTGGGAGTGGTCATTGGTCGGTTCAAGCGTGGTTCAGTCGAGATTGCGGTGAAAACCGGTATACCTGGCACGATACAGCCCCGAGCGGTTTATTGCGCCACAGATGTATCAATCTATGTCCAGATCGCACCAGATTCTGTTTTTGATGTCAGATATTTCGTCATTCAGCGAAAGCTGTTTGTCGCCCTCCAGCGTCGCTGGTGTGTGCTCTTCCGCGGTCCAGGAGGCCGCCATGTATCGTCGATTGCTCCTCAGCGCTGTGCTCGGTCTGACCCTTTCTGCCTGTGTACCTTATTACGATGGAGGTTCCAGCTACTACCGATCCGAAGTCTATACCGCGCCCGCGCCGGTCTATTACTACGGCGGCGGTCCGTCTTACCAGTATCGGCGCGGCTATTACGCACCGCCACCGCGCTACTACCCGGCACCTCGTTATTACCAGCCGGCGCCCCGTTACTATCAAGCAGGGCCAAGGGCGGGTTACCGGCCCTATCCGAGCCAGGGTTGGGGTGATCATCGAGGTTACAGTGGTCATGGTCGAGGAGACGGCCGTGGCGGCGATCATGGCCGGGGCCGTGGCGGGCACCGGTAATCAGCTATTGCTATAAACGGCGCGCAATGCGCCGTTTTTTTGGCTGACTGTCTCTGTTACACGTCAGACAGATCCGCCAGCGGGTGCCGTCCTTCCCAGGCCTTGTGAAAGTGCGCCTCGACCACGGCTTCGGGAATGCGATTGATATCCGGCCAATGCCAGTGGGGCTGCTGATCCTTGTCGATCAGACGTGCCCGTACCCCTTCACTGAACTCCGGATGCCGACAGCAATTGAGGCTCAAGGTGTACTCCATCTGGAAAACCTCTGACAGCGACAAGTGGCGCGCCCGTCGGATCTGCTCCCACACCAGATGCGCGGTCAGCGGGCAGCCCTCGCTCAATGTCTTGCCGGCCCGGCTCAACAACGGGTCGGCATGCTCGCGCAATTGGCTCAATGCGCGCCAGGCGCAGCGCACATCGCCCACATCCAGCCATTCGTCGATTTGCTGGCGTCGTGGCAACCACTGCGGCGCGGGCTGCTGGCTGACGGCTTCCTGGGCCAGGGCCTTGAACAGGCTGTTGAGTTGCATCGCCGTCTGCTCCTGCCAATTCAACTGCAACAGGCCTTCGA
The Pseudomonas hygromyciniae genome window above contains:
- a CDS encoding methylated-DNA--[protein]-cysteine S-methyltransferase, which translates into the protein MPCEYKLMPSPVGQLTLVARNGKLAAILWETERANRVRLGELVEVSDNPALLQAERQLNEYFAGTRNRFDLELDFEGTEFQKKVWAALLTIPFGETRSYSQIAMQIGSPKAVRAVGAANGRNPISIVAPCHRVIGASGRLTGFAGGLEAKQYLLTLEDGEPTRSLF
- a CDS encoding DUF4142 domain-containing protein, with the translated sequence MSRMAIRLRTATFAMLLGLGASNAFAQGPAEFIEQASAKGMADIETSRMAHAKTSSQEIKDYTIEVINERTLANQHLAAIAKKLDLPVAPRDKIVDKAESLMPELTDGDSFDAAYTAQQVKANEDAIALFKQQGAASDVPEIKALVDETLPKLETRLEKARALASSYGKSRRGDG
- a CDS encoding 16S rRNA pseudouridine(516) synthase, encoding MRIDRFLSNLPRFNRQQVRLLLAERRIQVDGQPVNDPRHDVREFSRVECDGQLLQAGKPARYFMLHKPPGCVSATVDPQHATVLDLLDEPDKGDLHIAGRLDFNTTGLLLLTNDGQWSRRLTQPQTKLPKVYYVETEQEIGPDYAATFSAGLYFAFENLTTQPAELQVLSPKSARLSIIEGRYHQVKRMFGHFNNKVTRLHRERMGPLVLDEQLAPGQYRPLTEAEICQI
- a CDS encoding type II toxin-antitoxin system HicB family antitoxin, with amino-acid sequence MLYPIAISTGDDDHAWGVEIPDIPGCFSAGDDLDDAMAMAREAIEGHFELLAEDGAPIPSAQKVTHHAANPLYAGCIWAVVDIDVTKYLGKAQKLNITLPGYLLNRIDEYVLHHPEEKSRSGFLASAALKVLQQER
- a CDS encoding alpha/beta fold hydrolase, whose protein sequence is MRPEIAVLDIQGQYRVYTEFYRADAAQKTIILVNGSMATTASFAQTVKSLYPQFNVVLYDQPYAGRSKAHNRHEHMVTKESEGQILLELIEHFAAEHVLSFSWGGVATLVALAQRPRRVEKAVISSFSPVINAPMRDYLERGVDYLGSLDRHSVGHLVNSTIGKHLPPLFKRFNYRHVSTLAEHEYGQMHFHISQVLNSDRQCYLKAARQIDIPVLFLNGEWDEYTSAEDARLFGQHVAKSSFGTIQATGHFLDMEHKAACNDSRQALMSFLKPEQSVNRLRYHQGQAVHALAI
- a CDS encoding type II toxin-antitoxin system HicA family toxin; the protein is MDSRYLIGHIVADGWYLARVRGSHHHFKHPTKPGLVTIPHPRKELLDKTAKSILKQALLG
- a CDS encoding EAL domain-containing response regulator, whose protein sequence is MLVIITAFAPAWQLIGMAPPRILVLESQRFKRSVLIKMLDRLGLPAVLQACDGEHAMAQLQAGGGVDIVLCDVADRSLDCLEFLQRARQAGLARAVVFCSELHPALRRAVVHMHCLSGLQVLGVLTQPLQLRALRQLLRGYCRRHMPSVSPSLSKALPSEQEIHQGLALGEFRAWFQPKFMLGTGRLAGVEVLARWEHPTRGVLLPAEFLAAVMAYDLIDQMFIQLLEQGMSLLGVLRRQQTQLELAFNLHASQLLNNELMGHIQQALLRHGLPGSTLLFELAENGLLDISPRIQENLLRLRMLGCGLAIDDFGMGFSSLKLLCQLPFNQLKLDGEFVRHIGEPLSRAMVASTLALARSLDMSLVIEGIGTQRAHEGVLALGCEIGQGFYLARPMAGHRLLVWLETHLAGQRAGLDNA
- a CDS encoding response regulator transcription factor is translated as MFKALVVDDHPFIRSSVKMLLKQEHFDVVAEADNGADAVQMAREHEPDLIVLDIAMPKLDGLEVIARICALGLKCKILVLTSQSPLFYSMRCMKAGAAGYISKTNDLNELIKAIKAVMDGYTFFPNLANSSVRRSDVETTDLELIQSLSDRELTILQQLSQGLSNKEIGDAMLLSNKTVSTYKTRLIEKLNVKSVVYLADFAKRNNLI
- a CDS encoding cysteine-rich CWC family protein, encoding MTTPTLCPACGARNDCALADPRTADRACWCYSVTIDSKVLEALPVALRNKACLCPRCAQVDARLRGAEPQ